From Thamnophis elegans isolate rThaEle1 chromosome 12, rThaEle1.pri, whole genome shotgun sequence, one genomic window encodes:
- the LOC116515711 gene encoding interferon-inducible GTPase 5-like, giving the protein MGNNITKDLVRREFEDLKSDLNQGNIPKVAAEYQKQLNETMSLPLNIAVTGDAGVGKSSFVNAFRGVSDDDNEAAEVGPGKETMELKAYPHPSFPNIKIWDLPGIGTYKVKAAEYLKNVQFERYDVFIMVISDRFTESNALLAKEIQRMKKKFYYVCSRIDVTINNEKRKRNFNLEDTLASMRKYCEDSLEKAIGVSSSVFLVSNREVHMYDFPLLHGRIVAELSDHKKDILTLAVHIFSENELMRKKELMKSYIKKVALISCACGAVPVPGLSMACDVGILIDVLKRFCRVFGLDDQSLRFLALQTGKEFQELRSAIKKTPLANAINAELVFSLLMKSSLWVAVSMVEMVLDVIPLIGSVFGGASSYVVTYYFLNSFLDDAVEDAQNVRAKLLQQPESQRKFKDTSQNLL; this is encoded by the coding sequence ATGGGCAATAACATTACTAAGGATCTTGTAAGGAGAGAATTCGAAGATTTAAAGAGCGATTTGAATCAAGGCAATATCCCCAAAGTGGCAGCAGAATACCAAAAACAGTTAAATGAAACGATGAGTCTGCCCCTTAATATCGCAGTTACTGGAGATGCCGGTGTTGGGAAATCCTCTTTTGTCAATGCCTTCCGAGGTGTAagtgatgatgataatgaagCAGCCGAGGTTGGGCCAGGGAAAGAAACCATGGAGCTAAAGGCCTATCCTCACCCTTCATTCCCTAATATAAAAATATGGGACCTCCCAGGGATCGGAACCTATAAGGTTAAGGCAGCAGAATATCTGAAGAACGTCCAATTTGAAAGATACGATGTCTTTATTATGGTTATTTCTGACCGTTTTACTGAAAGCAATGCTCTGCTGGCAAAGGAAATCCAAAGAATGAAGAAGAAGTTTTACTATGTGTGTAGCAGAATTGATGTCACTATCAACaatgaaaagaggaaaaggaatttCAATTTGGAAGACACCTTGGCGTCTATGAGGAAATATTGTGAAGATAGTTTGGAAAAGGCAATTGGGGTTTCCTCAAGTGTGTTTCTGGTATCCAACCGGGAGGTACACATGTATGATTTCCCTCTCCTGCACGGGAGAATAGTCGCTGAACTGTCTGACCACAAGAAAGATATTTTAACACTGGCTGTGCATATTTTCTCAGAAAATGAATTGATGAGGAAAAAAGAGCTAATGAAATCTTATATAAAGAAGGTAGCTTTGATATCTTGTGCTTGTGGAGCGGTGCCTGTCCCGGGTCTCTCTATGGCTTGTGATGTCGgaattttgatagatgttctgaaACGTTTCTGCAGGGTGTTTGGCTTAGATGACCAGTCCCTCCGATTTCTGGCACTTCAGACGGGAAAAGAATTTCAAGAACTGAGGTCGGCTATCAAGAAAACCCCCTTAGCCAACGCAATCAATGCAGAATTGGTTTTTTCTCTCTTGATGAAGTCATCTCTCTGGGTCGCCGTATCGATGGTGGAAATGGTTCTTGATGTTATACCTCTTATCGGGTCTGTGTTTGGTGGTGCGAGTTCATACGTAGTCACGTATTATTTTCTGAACAGCTTTCTTGATGATGCTGTGGAAGACGCCCAAAATGTTAGAGCAAAACTTCTTCAGCAACCAGAATCCCAGAGAAAGTTTAAAGACACCTCCCAAAACCTCCTCTGA
- the LOC116515712 gene encoding interferon-inducible GTPase 5-like: MGNIFPKDDVRREFEDLKSDLNQGKIPQAAAEYQGFLNEVQNLPLNIAVVGKGGAGKSSFINAFRGINDGDAEAAEVGRVEETKVLRAYSHPSFPNITLWELPEIRARNSKAAEYFEKVQFERYDVFIMIVTDRFTENDAFLAKEIQRMRKKFYYVRSKMDISIESEKRKRNFNMEKTLETIRNYCEDNLKESSELPVRVFLVSNLHADMHEFPLLRETMATELPDYKKHLLTLAGQVFSENNLMDKKIKMQPYIKKLAMVSCICGAVPVVGLSQACDLGILMVALKCFRKVFGLDQSSLRFLALQTGKGFEELKSGIQKRPLVSTVNAQLVLCLLVKSGLWIMPSSAKYLGMVFGGVSSFAFTYYFLNKFLDRVMEDGRNIRAQFLKW, from the coding sequence ATGGGCAATATATTTCCAAAAGACGATGTAAGGAGagaatttgaagatttaaagagTGATTTAAATCAAGGCAAAATCCCCCAAGCAGCAGCTGAATACCAAGGATTTCTAAATGAAGTGCAAAACCTGCCACTCAATATTGCAGTTGTTGGAAAAGGAGGTGCTGGTAAATCCTCCTTCATTAATGCCTTCCGGGGCATAAATGATGGTGATGCTGAAGCAGCCGAGGTCGGGAGAGTAGAGGAAACCAAAGTGCTAAGGGCATATTCCCACCCCTCTTTTCCCAATATAACATTATGGGAGCTACCAGAGATCAGAGCGCGTAATTCAAAGGCAGCTGAATATTTTGAGAAGGTCCAGTTTGAAAGATATGATGTCTTTATCATGATTGTCACCGACCGCTTTACTGAAAATGATGCTTTCCTGGCAAAGGAAAtacaaagaatgagaaagaagttTTACTATGTACGTAGCAAAATGGATATCAGTATCGAAAgtgaaaagaggaaaaggaatttCAACATGGAGAAAACCCTGGAGACCATCAGGAATTATTGTGAAGATAATTTGAAAGAATCATCTGAGCTCCCTGTGAGAGTCTTTCTGGTATCCAACCTGCATGCAGACATGCATGAATTCCCTCTCTTGAGAGAGACAATGGCCACCGAACTTCCTGATTATAAGAAACACCTTTTAACCCTGGCTGGGCAGGTTTTCTCAGAAAATAATTTGATGGACAAAAAGATTAAAATGCAACCGTATATAAAGAAGTTGGCGATGGTATCTTGCATTTGTGGAGCAGTTCCTGTTGTGGGTCTCTCTCAAGCTTGTGATCTTGGAATCCTGATGGTTGCACTGAAATGTTTCCGGAAAGTGTTTGGCTTAGACCAGAGCTCCCTCCGTTTCCTGGCACTTCAGACGGGAAAAGGGTTTGAAGAGCTGAAATCGGGGATCCAGAAAAGACCATTAGTCAGTACAGTCAATGCACAGCTGGTACTTTGTCTCTTGGTGAAGTCTGGTCTCTGGATAATGCCATCATCTGCCAAATATCTGGGGATGGTGTTTGGTGGAGTGAGTTCATTTGCTTTTACATATTATTTCCTGAACAAATTTCTTGACCGTGTTATGGAAGATGGCCGAAACATTCGAGCACAGTTTCTTAAGTGGTGA
- the LOC116516048 gene encoding interferon-inducible GTPase 5-like isoform X1 has translation MGNIFPKDDVRREFEDLKSDLNRGKIPEEAAEYQGYLNKMQNLPLNIAVVGKGGAGKSSFINAFRGINDDEDEATEVWTVEEAKVPRAYPHPSFPNIMMWELPEIRECNSKAADYFKKVQFERYDVFIMIVADRFTENDAFLAKEIQRMRKKFYYVRSKMDISIEGEKRKRNFNMEKTLETIRNYCEDNLKESAELSTRVFLVSNLHAHMYDFPLLREKMATELLDYKKHLLTLAGQVFSEDNLMKKKIKMKSYIKKLAMVSCFFGAVPVVGLSLVCDLGILMVALYYFWKLFGLNHSSLHFLALQTGKGFEELKSGIQKRPLVSTVKAQLVFYLLVKYALWLMLPFVKYLEISHCETLPVVKLVLDYMPSAESVFCGVSSYAVTYYFLNKFLDNVVEDAHNIREKLLK, from the coding sequence ATGGGCAATATATTTCCAAAAGACGACGTAAGGAGagaatttgaagatttaaagagTGATTTGAATCGAGGCAAAATCCCTGAAGAGGCAGCTGAATACCAAGGATAtctaaataaaatgcaaaacctGCCACTCAATATTGCAGTTGTTGGAAAAGGAGGTGCTGGTAAATCCTCCTTCATTAATGCCTTCCGGGGCAtaaatgatgatgaagatgaagcaACTGAGGTCTGGACAGTAGAGGAAGCCAAAGTGCCAAGGGCATATCCCCACCCCTCTTTTCCTAATATAATGATGTGGGAACTACCAGAGATCAGAGAGTGCAATTCAAAGGCAGCTGACTATTTCAAGAAGGTCCAGTTTGAAAGATATGATGTCTTTATCATGATTGTCGCCGACCGCTTTACTGAAAACGATGCTTTCCTGGCAAAGGAAAtacaaagaatgagaaagaagttTTACTATGTACGtagcaaaatggacatcagtaTCGAAGgtgaaaagaggaaaaggaatttCAACATGGAGAAAACCCTGGAGACCATCAGGAATTATTGTGAAGATAATTTGAAAGAGTCAGCTGAGCTCTCCACAAGAGTCTTTCTGGTATCCAACCTGCATGCACACATGTATGATTTCCCTCTCCTGAGAGAGAAAATGGCCACCGAACTTCTTGATTACAAGAAACACCTTTTAACCCTGGCTGGGCAGGTTTTCTCAGAAGATAATTTGATGaagaaaaagattaaaatgaAATCATATATAAAGAAGTTGGCGATGGTATCTTGCTTTTTTGGAGCAGTTCCTGTTGTGGGTCTCTCTCTAGTTTGTGATCTTGGAATCCTGATGGTTGCACTGTACTATTTCTGGAAGTTGTTTGGCTTAAACCATAGCTCCCTCCATTTCCTGGCACTTCAGACGGGAAAAGGGTTTGAAGAGCTGAAATCGGGGATCCAGAAAAGACCATTAGTTAGTACAGTCAAGGCACAGCTGGTATTTTATCTCCTGGTGAAGTATGCTCTCTGGCTAATGCTCCCATTTGTGAAATATTTGGAGATCTCTCATTGTGAAACTCTGCCGGTTGTGAAACTGGTTCTTGATTACATGCCTAGTGCTGAGTCTGTGTTCTGTGGAGTGAGTTCATATGCTGTCACATATTATTTTCTGAACAAATTTCTTGACAATGTGGTGGAGGATGCCCACAATATTCGAGAAAAGCTTCTTAAGTGA
- the LOC116516048 gene encoding interferon-inducible GTPase 5-like isoform X2 gives MGNVITRDSLWEQFEEFRRDLRQGKVHEMASDFQQRLKEMQNLPLNIAVTGEAGVGKSSFVNAIRSVMDDDEEAAEVGIREQTTQPKAYPHPSIPNIQIWDLPGIGTPRFKAAEYVQKVQFERYDAFIMVTSNHFTANDDFLIKEIQRTRKKFYCVYTKIDAKTHGEKMKMNFNMEKTLAIIRKRCEDHLRRASGLYTRVFLISSWKTDKYDFPLLRETMAAELPYYKKHISTKAAQLFSEGELRMKKDEIISYIKKVALLSCACGVMPVPGLSMLCDIPILLDALKCICNAFGLDEHSLCVLAIHTGKELEELKLAIKKTPLANTITIELLFSLLRKSSLWVNVSIVEVALNLWPLIGSVFGGVSSFAVTYHFLNTFLDGVMEDARNLQTIFLE, from the coding sequence ATGGGCAATGTAATTACAAGGGATTCTCTCTGGGAACAATTTGAAGAATTCAGGAGAGATTTGAGACAAGGCAAAGTTCACGAAATGGCATCGGACTTCCAACAACGtttaaaagaaatgcaaaatctTCCCCTTAATATTGCAGTAACTGGAGAGGCAGGTGTTGGTAAATCCTCCTTTGTCAATGCCATCCGGAGTGTAATGGATGATGATGAAGAGGCAGCCGAGGTGGGGATAAGAGAACAAACCACACAGCCAAAGGCATATCCCCACCCTTCTATTCCCAATATCCAAATATGGGACCTTCCAGGGATCGGAACACCTAGGTTTAAAGCAGCAGAATATGTGCAGAAAGTCCAATTTGAAAGATATGATGCCTTTATTATGGTTACATCTAATCACTTTACTGCAAATGATGATTTCCTGATAAAGGAAATACAAAGAACGAGGAAGAAGTTTTACTGTGTGTATACAAAAATAGATGCCAAAACCCACGGTGAAAAGATGAAAATGAATTTCAATATGGAGAAAACCCTGGCAATTATAAGGAAACGTTGTGAAGATCATTTGAGAAGGGCAAGTGGACTTTACACACGAGTATTTCTCATCTCCAGCTGGAAGACAGACAAGTATGATTTCCCTCTCCTGAGAGAGACAATGGCTGCTGAACTCCCTTACTACAAGAAGCATATTTCAACAAAGGCTGCGCAGCTCTTCTCAGAGGGTGAACTGAGGatgaaaaaagatgaaataatatCATATATAAAAAAGGTGGCATTGCTGTCTTGTGCTTGTGGAGTGATGCCTGTTCCAGGTCTCTCTATGCTTTGTGATATTCCAATATTGCTGGATGCTCTGAAATGTATTTGCAATGCATTTGGTCTAGATGAACATTCACTTTGTGTTTTGGCAATTCACACcggaaaagaattggaagagttGAAGTTGGCTATCAAGAAAACCCCATTAGCCAACACAATAACCATAGAATTGCTATTTTCTCTATTGAGGAAATCATCTCTCTGGGTAAATGTGTCAATTGTGGAAGTGGCTCTTAATTTATGGCCTCTCATTGGGTCTGTGTTTGGTGGAGTGAGTTCATTTGCTGTCACATATCACTTTCTGAACACGTTTCTTGATGGTGTTATGGAAGACGCCCGAAATCTTCAAACAATTTTTCTTGAGTGA